One window of the Clostridium sp. MB40-C1 genome contains the following:
- a CDS encoding YbaB/EbfC family nucleoid-associated protein: protein MAKGGFPGMGGMNMNNLMKQAQKMQQDMEKMQAELEEKEFSATAGGGVVKVIVNGKKQILDVEIDPEAVDPDDVEMLQDLIITACNQALQTADEETNSQMKKLTGGLNLPGMF, encoded by the coding sequence ATGGCAAAAGGCGGATTCCCAGGAATGGGCGGAATGAATATGAACAACTTAATGAAACAAGCACAAAAGATGCAACAAGATATGGAAAAGATGCAAGCTGAATTAGAAGAAAAAGAATTTTCAGCAACAGCAGGTGGTGGAGTTGTTAAAGTTATAGTAAATGGGAAAAAACAAATATTAGATGTAGAAATAGACCCAGAAGCAGTAGATCCAGATGATGTTGAAATGCTTCAAGATTTAATTATAACAGCATGTAATCAAGCATTACAAACTGCTGATGAAGAAACAAATAGTCAAATGAAAAAACTTACAGGGGGATTAAACTTACCTGGAATGTTCTAG